Proteins encoded together in one Amphiprion ocellaris isolate individual 3 ecotype Okinawa chromosome 14, ASM2253959v1, whole genome shotgun sequence window:
- the f9b gene encoding coagulation factor IXb: MARVCMLVFAAGLWLEMYGLLAELTEENTGVFVSQQTAHMVLRRLRRYNSGLEEVLHKDNLERECREETCSFEEAREVFENDEKTMEFWAGYVDGDQCNPQPCQNGGQCQDGVGSYICWCKPNFSGKNCEIEVSKQCSVDNGGCSHFCVMQVDRTVCKCAAGYRLGADKRSCEPTVPFSCGRVILPSSSVTRTFLSPRSSNTTRSSGTKHNSSDAFPDDDYDEEIPLFYDYLDSSMNDSDALNISQASAADVHSVKSDSDASVRKARSVTDSPTEKSQMPSWAFPTTPTIIAKDNLDQRVVGGDTAIPGEIPWQVALMSHSVILQRAQPFCGGSLLSELWVITAAHCLVQADVAKKGFFVRAGEHDITEHEGPERDHVVAEQHMHPLYNFNKSPYNHDIALLKLATPVELSNQRTPICLGPKDFIQNLLRDSSNSLVSGWGRLKFLGLEATKLQKLGVPYVDRTLCKQSSRDHVTRFMFCAGFADEQKDSCQGDSGGPHATNYKGTWFLTGIVSWGEECAKDGKYGIYTRMSRYYSWISQKTGIQITN; encoded by the exons ATGGCCAGAGTTTGTATGCTGGTTTTCGCTGCCGGTTTATGGCTGGAGATGTATGGACTGCTTGCTGAGCTCACAGAGGAAAACACAG GAGTGTTTGTGTCCCAGCAGACGGCACACATGGTGCTGCGTCGCCTTCGCAGGTACAACAGTGGCCTCGAAGAAGTTCTTCACAAAGACAACCTGGAGAGGGAGTGTAGAGAGGAAACCTGTTCATTCGAGGAGGCCAGAGAGGTGTTTGAGAATGACGAGAAAACT ATGGAATTCTGGGCCGGCTACGTTG ATGGTGACCAGTGCAACCCACAACCCTGTCAGAATGGAGGTCAGTGCCAGGATGGAGTCGGCTCTTACATCTGCTGGTGCAAACCAAACTTCAGTGGGAAGAACTGTGAGATcg aaGTGAGCAAGCAGTGTTCGGTCGACAACGGTGGGTGTTCCCATTTCTGTGTGATGCAGGTGGACAGaactgtgtgtaaatgtgctGCTGGTTATAGACTCGGTGCAGACAAGAGGAGCTGTGAACCaacag TGCCCTTCAGCTGTGGTCGTGTCATCTTGCCCTCCAGCTCCGTCACCAGGACCTTCCTAAGCCCCCGATCATCAAACACAACACGCTCCTCTGGAACCAAACACAATTCCAGTGACGCCTTCCCAGATGACGACTATGACGAGGAAATACCACTGTTTTATGATTACCTCGACTCATCTATGAATGATTCAGATGCGTTAAACATCTCTCAGGCCTCTGCAGCTGATGTACATTCAGTGAAGTCGGATTCAGACGCCTCTGTGAGGAAGGCAAGAAGCGTCACTGATTCCCCCACGGAGAAGTCGCAGATGCCGTCCTGGGCTTTCCCCACAACGCCCACCATCATAGCTAAAGACAACCTTGACCAGAGGGTTGTGGGAGGCGATACGGCCATTCCTGGAGAGATACCCTGGCAG gtgGCCCTGATGTCTCACTCAGTCATCCTTCAGAGAGCTCAGCCGTTCTGTGGAGGATCTCTGCTCAGTGAATTATGGGTCATCACTGCAGCCCACTGTCTGGTCCAGGCTGATGTGGCTAAAAAAGGTTTCTTCGTCAGAGCCG GTGAACATGATATAACCGAGCATGAGGGTCCAGAGCGAGACCATGTGGTGGCAGAGCAGCATATGCATCCTTTATATAATTTTAACAAGTCACCATATAACCACGACATTGCACTACTGAAGCTCGCCACCCCAGTGGAACTGTCCAACCAGCGGACTCCCATCTGCCTGGGCCCCAAAGACTTCATTCAGAACCTCCTGAGGGACTCCAGCAACTCCCTGGTGAGCGGCTGGGGACGACTGAAGTTCTTGGGCCTCGAGGCCACCAAGCTCCAGAAGCTGGGGGTCCCTTACGTGGACCGGACCTTGTGCAAGCAGAGCAGCCGGGACCACGTCACACGCTTTATGTTCTGTGCGGGCTTTGCAGACGAGCAGAAGGATTCGTGCCAGGGGGACAGCGGAGGGCCTCACGCCACCAATTACAAAGGCACTTGGTTCCTGACGGGCATTGTCAGCTGGGGGGAGGAGTGTGCCAAGGACGGGAAGTACGGCATCTACACCCGGATGTCACGGTACTACTCATGGATCAGTCAGAAAACAGGCATCCAAATAACCAACTGA